Genomic window (Streptosporangium brasiliense):
GCGTCTCCCGCAGCTTCCGCGCCTGGTGAAGGTCGCCCTGATCGGGCGGCCGGGCGGGGGACAGCTCGCAGCGCTCCAGCCACTCGGCGAGGCGGTCGGACGTGGCCAGCCGCTCCACCGGGTCCGCGCTGAACGTGCGGCCTCTTGTGGCGAGCAGGTTCAACCACGTGGCGCCGCAGTCGAAGCGGAAGGCGGACCGGTCCTCCTTGGTCATGGAGTCAGTGTAACGCTCTGGTCGTTACCTCTGCTAGATTCTCGTAACGCTCAAAGCGTTACGAGAATCCTGGGCGGACACATGATCATGACGGCGGGTCAGGCACTGCCGGAGCGGACGACACGGGCGCGACTGGATCGCGCTGAGGGAGACCGGATGCCGGACCTCCTCCGGGACAAGGCCGTCCAGCAGGAGACTCCGCCGGCACCGGAGCAGGGAGGACGCGCGATGAGGGCGGCGGTCCGGACCGTGCTCGGGGACATCCCGCCGGAAGAGCTGGGCATCTGCGACGCCCACGACCACCTGTTCATCAGCTCCCCGGCGCTGCCGGGCCAGGGACTGGACGACGCCGGAGCCGCGCTCACCGAGCTGAACGCCTTCGCCGCGCTCGGCGGGCGCGCGGTGGCGCAATGGACGCCCTGGGGGATGGGGCCCCGCACCGAAGAACTGCCCGGCCTCTCCCGGCGGTCCGGCGTCCATGTCATCTCCGCCACCGGAATGCACCAGGCCAAGCACTACGACCAGGAGGAGCTGACGCGCGTCCACGACAGGCTGGCCGGGCTGTTCATCCACGAGCTGACCAGCGGCCCCGTGCGGGCCGGGATGATCAAAGTCGCCGGGGCCTATCACCGCCTCGACGACCACGCCCGGCACGTCATGGCCGCCGCAGCCGAGGCGCACCATGCCACCGACGCGCCCATCGGCATCCACCTGGAGGCCGGAACCGCCGCCCTGGACGTGCTCCACCTGCTGTGCCGGACACACGGGGTCGCTCCGCACCGGGTGATCCTCGGGCACCTGCACCGGTTCCCGGACACGCGGATCCACCGGCAGGCCGCCGAGGCCGGCGCCTTCCTGGCATTCGACGGTCCGTCCCGCGTGCACCACGGCACCGACTGGCGCATGATGGACAGCTTCGCGGCCCTCGCCGACGCCGGCCACGCCCGGCAGATCCTGCTCGGCGGTGACACGGTCGTCCCGGCGGCCAGGTCCAGTGCCGACGGCCCGGGAATGCCGTTCCTGCTGAGCGGCCTGCGCCCGCGGATCGAGCGCGAGTTGGGCCCCGACATCGCATCCGCGATCTTCACGGAGAATCCGGCCCGCGCGTTCGCGGCGCGATGGCGGCGGCCATGACCCGGCGCCGGGTGGGGCCGCGGTCATATCCGGCCGAGAACTCTCTCCGGGGCCTGAGCCACGGGCCACTGAGCTCCGTCAGCCCTCGACGTGCTGGACGGCCCGGCCCCCGGTGACCGGGCCGGGCCCGAGGGGTCAGGCTCGGCGCAGCCGCCGGATCGGAGGCGTCAACAGCAGGGCCGCGCAGACCGCGAAGCTGACTCCGGTGGAGACGAACAGCAGGTCCCGAGGGTTGACGATCTCCGAGACCGGCCCCACCAGCGCCTGCCCGACGGCGACCCCGGCCACCGATCCGGCCACCTCGTAGGCGGTGACCCGGTTGAGGACGTCGGGGACGACCTGCGTCTGGACGCTCGTCGACCACATCACCGACCAGAACGCCCAGGCCGTCCCGCCCAGCAACTGGCCCGCCACCAGCAGCGGCAACGGCAGTTCCAGCGCCACCGGCAGCGGGATGAACGCGAACCCGGACATGGCCACGCCGCCTGCGGCGAGCGGCCGCGCCGGCCGGAACCGGATCGCGATCAGCCCGCCGAGGACGGTGCCCGCGCCGAGGCCGGCCATCACCCAGCCGTAGGCGGCGTCGCCGAGGCGGTCACCGATCAGGCGCGAGCCCAGCGGGATGTAGGGGCCGAAGACCAGGACGCCGAAGAACACCCAGATGAGGATCACCGACCACATCCAGCTCCGGGAGCGGAACTCCGTCCAGCCGCGGCGCAGGTCGAGCATGACCGTCGAGCGCTCCTTGGCCCCGGCGGCCGGGGCGAGCCGGATGAAGACCAGGCACAGACCGCTGAGCAGGAACGTTCCAGCGTCGACGGCGTAGACGGCACCCGCGCCGGTCAGCGCCATCAGCAGGCCCGCGAGGACGGGCCCGCCGAGCTGGGTGGCCGCGTCGGCGATCTTCAGGGTGCCGTTGGCGCGCTGCGGATCCTCGGCGACGAGGGGGACCATGCCGTTGACGCCGGGCTGGAACATCGCGGCGGCCGTCCCGGACAGGAACGAGGCCGACAGCAGCAGCCAGAACGGTGGGGTCCCGGCGAAGAAGGCGACGGCCACCGCGGTCTGGGTGAAGATCCGGACGACGTCCGCGCCGACCATCATGCTCCGGGCGCCCACCCGGTCGGCGAACACCCCGCCGAACAGCACGAAGATCACGAACGGGGCGGTCCAGACGGCCAGGACATAGCCGACGCCGGCCACCCCGTAGATCGCGCCGACGGCCAGCGCCGTCGCGACGGGCATCATCGCGTCACCGAGCAGCGATACCGCCCGGGCGCCGAAATACAGCGTGAAGTCCCTGGTCCAGAGCCTGGCCGGGGCGGCGGAGGACTGTTCACGGTCGAGAAGTGCGGTCATTTCCTGGGCTCCATGAGCACCCATCCTGGACACTCCTGAAGCCGGCCACAGGCGTCCGCAGTGACATCGTTAGGTACATTCGTGCCGTGAAACACCGCGTGGTCACCCTGGTCAGCCCGCCCCAGGAGATGTATCCGGTGACCAGCGCCTCGGCCGTCTTCGGCTACCACGGCCCGGACATCCCCGGGCACTACGACTTCGAGCTCTGCGCCGAGCGCCCGGGGCCCGTCCGGACGACCATGGGCGTCGACATGATCATCGAGCGTGGGCTGGAGGCCCTCGACGAGGCCGACACCCTCCTTGTCGCCGGCTGGTGCGCAGGCCCGGAGATCTCCCCGGAGCTCGGCGCGGCGGTCCTCGCGGCCCACACCCGCGGCGTGCGGATCATGGCCATCTGCTCGGGGATCTACATCCCGGCGAGTCTCGGTCTCCTGGACGGCCGTGCCGCCGCCACCCACTGGGAGCTGACCGCCGATCTCGCCGCGCGCTTCCCCCGGATCCGGCCCGACGCGTCCGTGCTCTACGTGGATCACGGTGACGTGGCGACGGCCGGCGCCACGGCCACGACCGTCGACCTCTGCCTGAACCAGGTCCGGCGCGACCACGGCGCGGCCCTGGCGATGCGGATCGGCCGGCAGCTGTCGGCCGCACCGCACCGGGAGGGCGGCCGGCGCCAGTATCCCGAGCTGCCGACCACCGGCCCGGTCGCCGACTCGCTCGCCCCGCTGCTCGACTGGATCACCGCCAACCTGGACCGGCCACTGACGGTCGAGGACATGGCGGCCCGCTCCGGCCTTTCCCGCCGTACCCTCAACCGTCACTTCACCGACCAGCTCGGCGTCTCTCCCGGCCGCTGGCTGCTCAACCGCCGCATAGCCAGCACCCGCGCCCTTCTCGAGGAGACCGACCTCCCCGTCGAGACGATCGCCCAGCGCGTCGGCCTGTCCTCGGCGGTGAACCTGCGCCGCCGCTTCCACGCCGCGCTGAACACCACGCCCGCCGCCTACCGGCGCTCCTTCCGCTGACACGGCCGGGTCCGGACCCGGACCCGGACCCGGCGGAGCGGGGATGGCTCAGATCTTCAGTGCTGACGGCCGGTCACAGCCGGGCGGCCCACTCGTCGCCCGTGAGGACGTCAGCGCCCCTGGCCGGGAAGACGCGGTTGACCAGGAAGTCGTGCACGTCCGGTTCCCCGTCGGCGCAGGCGTCGCTGAGCACGGTCAGGCGGTAGTCGCGGTCGGCGGCGTCGTAGAACGTAGCGGCGACCATCGCCCCGGTCGCGACACCGGCCAGCACGATCGAGTCGACGCGCTGGGCGCGCAGGAGCCGATCGAGGTCGGTCCCCGAGAACGCGCTGGCGCGGCGCTTGAGGATGACGGCCTCGCCCGGCAACGGCTCGATGCGCGGGTGCACGAGCGTCTCGGGGGATTCTTCGTGGAACAGCGTCCCCGCCCCGCGCAAGGTGTTGATCACCTGGTTTCCCGCTGCCACATCAAGGCCTGAGGCCCGGAGCCCGAACCGTATGAAGATCACCGGGATTCCGGCGGCTCTGGCCGCAGGGAGAACCCTTTCCACGACGGGGAGCACGCCGGCGGCGAAGGGGTAGTTGTCCACGATGCCGGCCTGTAGGTCGCCGATGATGAGCGCGGTGGTGGTCATACGGATTCCTTCACTGTACGGCGTGTCATCGGCCATCCTCGCGGCCGTAACCTTGGCGCTGTTGTTGATCTAGTACGACGATAGTGGGACAGATTCGCATACGGGGCATCGGCCGCGTCGCGGGCGGCTGGAGACGCGTCTCCTCACCTGCCGGTGATCGTCGCGCGCTGTCACCGCTCCACGGACCTTGATCCAGATCCTGCGTTCCGGCACCACCTCGCCGTGTCAGGCGAGCATTCGGAGAAGCTCGGCCTCTTCGGCGGCCGTGAGGCCGGAGCGGCTCACCGTGTGGCCGGACTCGCGCTGCCAGGCGAGCGTGTCGCGGGCCGTGTCGGCGACCGGGCGGATGTGCAGGCCGGCGGCCAGCGTGGCGGAGGTGTCGCGGGTCATGAAGCCGGCGTATTCGGGCAACGGCAGCCACATCGGCAGCGACCGCGGCCCCATCCACGGCTCCACCTTCTGCGCGACGAGGAACTCCTGGCCGGCCCAGACCAGCTCGGGCTCCACCTCCAGGCCCTCGGCGATCTCCGCCAGCAGCCTGCCCCTGCCGAAGGGCATGGAGATCGCGTCGTACGGCCCGGAGAGCCCCTTCTCCGCCGAGTCGAGGGTCCAGATGGCCAAATCGCGCACGTCGACGAGCTGGACGAGATCGTCGGGCGACCCAGGAGCCAGCACGGGCCCGCCACGTGCCAGCCGGTCGACCCAGTAGGTGAACCGGTCGGACTGGTCCTCCGGACCCACGATCAGCCCGGCGCGCACGAGGAGCGCCCCCTCGCCGACGATCTGCTCGCACGCCACCTTGGCCGGCCCGTAGTTCTCCGGGTCGGCCTCGTCGGCGTCGGCGGCCAGCGGCTCGTGCATGACCTGGTTGGCCTCGCCGGAGTCGGAGTAGACACTGCACGACGACACGAACGTCCAGTGACCGGCACGGCCCGCGAGCTCCGCGACGGCCCGCCGTACCGAGCTCGGATGCCTGGCGACGTCGATGACGAGGTCGAACGATCCCTCCACGGGCGCCAGCCCGCCGTCCTCGCTCCGGTCGACCCGGACGAACTCGACATCCGGCGGCGGATCGCCCGCGAGCCCGCGAGCCGCGCACACCACCTCGTGCCCGCGGTCGCGCGCCTGCCGCGCGATCTCCCTGGACAGGAATCTCGTACCACCCAGAACAAGTGTCCTCATCCCCCCATCCTGACCCACCTGCCCCGCGTGAACTCCGTCCCTTCACTCCCAGCGCAAAACCGGCCCGGCCGTGACCCGGCCGTGACTGGGGCGGACCCGTCGCCCGCAGGCGGTCGGGTGCGCCGGAGAACCCCCTGACGGTCGCCGTCCCTCGCCTCCCGCCTCCCCGTCCCCGCCGGGAACGTGACACGGGAGACGGAGGGACGGCACCGAGCCGGCACGGCGGTCGTGGCCGGTACGGGGTCAGCGGGCAGCCCTGATCCGGCCGAGCACGACGTCGACGGCCAGGAAGGCGAGCAGGGAGATCCCGAGCAGCGGGACGGAGACGCCCACCACGACCGCCGCCGCTCCGACGGGCAGGAGCACGGCCGGCGGCACCGCGCGCCGGCCGCCGCGCCCGTAGGGGGCGGCGAAGCCCCGGGTCGGGCGGCGCTGCCACCACATCCGGTAGCCCCAGACGATCATGGAGATGAGCCCGAGGGCGAGCGCCACCAGCAGGATCTGGTTGGGCAGGCCGAACAGCACCCCCATGTGCCCGTCGATGCCCCAGCGGATCAGTTTGGCCACCAGCGGGAAGTCGTCGAAGCGCAGCTCGCCGACGACCTGGCCGGTCGCCGGGTCGACCGCGACCTGGTCGTTGCGCTGGGGCCACTCGCGGTCCATCTCCTTGACCGTGAAGGCCGCGCCGGGCTCGACCGGCCAGACGACCTCCAGCGGCCCGGAGAGCCCGGCGCCCTGCGCCGCCGCGACGATCCGGTCGGCGTCGGCCTCGGCCGCGGGCCCGCCGCCGTGCCCGGCGTGGTCGGCGTGGTCACCGGCGGAGGCGGACAGGGACGGGGTCGTCCAGCCCAGCGCGTTCTGGAGCTTGTCGACGTTCGCGCCCGCGTACGCCGACCAGGTCAGCCCGGTGGCGGAGAGGAACAGCAGGCCGACGGTGATCCACAGGCCCACCGAGCCGTGCCACGACAGGGTCCGCCACAGGCCCGTGGCCCCGCGGTCGGGCCGGAGCGCGCGGCGGCGGTGGCTCAGCCAGAGCACGACGCCGCCGAGCGCGACCACCCAGAGCCAGCTCGCTGTAGAGGCGGCCGGGTCCGCCCAGGTGGAGGTGGCGGTGGAGAGTGGAGATCCAGGCGCGCACCGGGAGCGCGCCCGAGCTGCCGTAGCTCTCCAGCGCACCCCGGACCTCGCCCGTGTGCGGGTCGACGAAGACCGCCAGCCGGGTGCTCTCCGGCAGGTCCGGCACGTCAAGCAGGACCCGGGTGGTCGCGCCGGGAGACGGCCGCGGCGAGCAGTCGGGTGACGGACGAGGCCCGGCTCTCCCCGGAGGGCCGCGGGGCGAGGCGCCGTACGGCGGGCGGCGCCCAGCACACCAGCAGGGTGAGGACCGAGGCGGCGAGCAGGCGCAGCAGCGTGGCCAGGGCGGTCTCGCCGCGCTCCAGCCAGTAGGCCGACAGCAGTGCTGTCACGACGTGGGCCAGCAACATGGACACATCCGCGGCCAGGCCGCCGTGTCCGTGACCGGGAACCGGCGGCGGCTGCACCGCGGCCGCGGAGAACAGGTGGTGCAGGCCGTACTGGGCGGCGAAGGCCGCCGTGAGCAGGGTGCCCAGGCCCCGCTGCCGCCGGGCCAGCACAAAGGCCCCGCCCGCCACGAGCACCGCCGCCCCGGCGGGCGCCGCCGCGTCGACTGCGGCGCCTCCGGCCAGCACATGCATGCCCAGGGAGATCGCCACGCACACGACCGCGAACGCGATGGCGCGTAGCAGGCGCAGAGCGGGCATGCCCCTCATGGTGACAGAGATCGCCGAGTCTGCCGAGCCCGTAGATCCCTCGAAGGCCGCATTGAACAAGCGATCTGAGACAGCATTGGACAAGCGACCTGTCCGATCCCCGGCGGGCCTGGTTGTGGCCTGCCTGGCCGAGGACCGCTGACCGGACCGATGCCCGGGAAGGTCACCTCGGCCGGTGGCGGTGGCGGTGGCGGTGGCGGTGGCGGTGGCGACGGCCGGAGGAGCGTGTCCGCGCCCCGCCGGCTGTACTTGGGACTTCTGCCGGGCTCCGATGGCGGTTACCGCGACGGTGAAGGCGGCTGAGCGGCCTGACCAGTACATCTAGAGCGCCATCTCCGGTTGAGCCTGTGTTGCTGCTAGTGTCGACGATCTCAGATCCGCAACCTTCTCCCGATGGTCTTGAGGGCCCAAGCCGAAGCACCTGCTCCGGCTGTGGGGGAAGGCGCAAGATCTCCATTGACAGTTGGAGAGTCTTGCCATGGGTGAAATCAAGCGGATCAAGAGCGTGTCGGAATCCGGAGAACTGCGGCTGCTGACCGTGGTCAGTGCGCGGAAGGACGCCGGCAGCAGCCTTTCTCGCGTGCGGAGCATCGCCAAGACCATCGGCCGCTCACCACGCGCCTACGACGACCGGGCGATCGAGAACGCAGACCGGTTCCGCTGACTCCTGGCCTATGCCGCCAGTACCGCGAGCACCATCCTCGGCCACCGCTGCACCCAAGGGGCGGCGGGCCGCAGCGGCGAGGACGCTCCGCGTGGGTGAACCGGTCGCGCCGCTCATGGCGGCGCAGATCACCGCCGCGCCCGCCACTCACCAGGAGACGCTCTGCTCCTGGCTGAAACACAGGTTCACACCAAGAAGGGAATTGTCATGAAAAAAGGGATCAACTATGACACGGGCTTCCTGCCGGGAGACCACTTCACCCGCAAGGTGTTCGATGCCGAGACCGTGCGACGCGAGATGCGTGTCATCGTCGACGACCTGCGCTGCCAGGCCGTCCGCGTGTCCGGCGGCGACCCCACCCGGCTGAGCGTCGCCGCCCAGGAGGCCGCCGAGGCAGGGCTGGAGGTCTGGTTCGCGCCCTTCCCCGTTGACCTGCCCGATCAAGACGTGCTGGCTCTCTACGCCGACTGCGCCGAGCGCGCGGAGGCGGTCCGGCGCGGCGGGGCCGAGGTAGTGCTCGTGACCGGCTGCGAGTACACCACTTTCGGCCACGGCTACCTGCCCGGCGACACCTACACGGCGCGCATGGACGCCATGATGGCCGACCTGGCCTGGCTGGAGTCACTGAGCACGACTATGGGCCGCTTCAACGCGTTCCTGGCCGAGTCGGCCGAGACCGTGCGGCCGCTGTTCGGTGGCCGGATCACCTACGCCTCGGCCCCCTGGGAGTCCGTCGACTGGGCCCCGTTCGACCTGGTGGGCGTGGATGCCTACCGCGCCGCGTACAACGCCGACACCTTCGTCGAGGAGATGCGCGGCCACTTCAAGCACGACAAGCCCGTCGTGGTCACCGAGTTCGGCACCTGTGCCTGGCTGGGCGCGGCCGAGCAGGGCGGCGCCGCGATGCTGGTGCCAGAGGGGGCGGTGCCGGACGAGGGCGAGCAGGTCCGCTACTTCGAGGAGTTGATGGACATCTTCGAGAAGGAGGGTGTGGCCGCCGCCTTCTGGTTCAGCTTTGCCGGATACGCCCTCCAAGGCCCGGCCGACCTCGGCTCCTACGGTGTCGTCAGGATGCTCGACGCGACCAGGTGGGAGCCCAAGGCGGTCTTCCACGCCATGGCCGCCAGGGACGCGCGCAGCTCGCGGAAGCGCTGAGGCATGACCAGGACCTGCGGCGTCATGCTGGAGAACGGACGGCGAGCGCTGACCGGGCTGCCGGCGCTGCAGCGCGCGGCTGAATGTCCTGGGCCGCAGCGGCGGGCAGGCCGGCGTTGTCCGGTCTGCTGCTGGTGGTCCCGGAATTGCCGGATTTCCTCGATCAGTTCGGGGACCCGGTAGAGGAAGGCCCGGGAGGCACCCGAGGCGCGGACGACAGCGGCAACCGTTTACGCGGTGGCCGCCGTCGCCGGGGCGCTCCTGGCCGGCTGGGGCAGCAGGCAGGTCAAGCACGGCAAGCGCGGCCGATGACCGGCCGCAAGGCGGCGACGGCCTGGTCCCACGGGAGTCGGCCAAGGCGTTCACCGCCGGTGAGCAGGCGGCCGTACCGCTTCCACAGGGCAACACCCACGGCGAGCACGTCGAGTTCGGATGGCCTCCGTACGCGAGGACGCGCCTCGTCAGAGGAGACAGAAGACGTTGTCGATGAACTCGTCGTCGAAGTTGACCGGGTTGGCTGATCCCTCCGAGTAGGCCCAGCTCAGGCTGCGCTGCCCGTTCTCCGAGTGCACCGACCACGTCCGGTAGCCGGGGACCCGGCCGTCGTGCCACCATACGTTCTTGCCGCAGCTCAGGGTGGTCCGGAAGATCCCCATTCCGGCCCACTTGGAGCCCTCGCCGGTGTAGACGAGGTTGCTCTTCATCTCGTT
Coding sequences:
- a CDS encoding phosphotriesterase family protein — its product is MPDLLRDKAVQQETPPAPEQGGRAMRAAVRTVLGDIPPEELGICDAHDHLFISSPALPGQGLDDAGAALTELNAFAALGGRAVAQWTPWGMGPRTEELPGLSRRSGVHVISATGMHQAKHYDQEELTRVHDRLAGLFIHELTSGPVRAGMIKVAGAYHRLDDHARHVMAAAAEAHHATDAPIGIHLEAGTAALDVLHLLCRTHGVAPHRVILGHLHRFPDTRIHRQAAEAGAFLAFDGPSRVHHGTDWRMMDSFAALADAGHARQILLGGDTVVPAARSSADGPGMPFLLSGLRPRIERELGPDIASAIFTENPARAFAARWRRP
- a CDS encoding MFS transporter, encoding MTALLDREQSSAAPARLWTRDFTLYFGARAVSLLGDAMMPVATALAVGAIYGVAGVGYVLAVWTAPFVIFVLFGGVFADRVGARSMMVGADVVRIFTQTAVAVAFFAGTPPFWLLLSASFLSGTAAAMFQPGVNGMVPLVAEDPQRANGTLKIADAATQLGGPVLAGLLMALTGAGAVYAVDAGTFLLSGLCLVFIRLAPAAGAKERSTVMLDLRRGWTEFRSRSWMWSVILIWVFFGVLVFGPYIPLGSRLIGDRLGDAAYGWVMAGLGAGTVLGGLIAIRFRPARPLAAGGVAMSGFAFIPLPVALELPLPLLVAGQLLGGTAWAFWSVMWSTSVQTQVVPDVLNRVTAYEVAGSVAGVAVGQALVGPVSEIVNPRDLLFVSTGVSFAVCAALLLTPPIRRLRRA
- a CDS encoding GlxA family transcriptional regulator, which translates into the protein MKHRVVTLVSPPQEMYPVTSASAVFGYHGPDIPGHYDFELCAERPGPVRTTMGVDMIIERGLEALDEADTLLVAGWCAGPEISPELGAAVLAAHTRGVRIMAICSGIYIPASLGLLDGRAAATHWELTADLAARFPRIRPDASVLYVDHGDVATAGATATTVDLCLNQVRRDHGAALAMRIGRQLSAAPHREGGRRQYPELPTTGPVADSLAPLLDWITANLDRPLTVEDMAARSGLSRRTLNRHFTDQLGVSPGRWLLNRRIASTRALLEETDLPVETIAQRVGLSSAVNLRRRFHAALNTTPAAYRRSFR
- a CDS encoding cysteine hydrolase family protein, translating into MTTTALIIGDLQAGIVDNYPFAAGVLPVVERVLPAARAAGIPVIFIRFGLRASGLDVAAGNQVINTLRGAGTLFHEESPETLVHPRIEPLPGEAVILKRRASAFSGTDLDRLLRAQRVDSIVLAGVATGAMVAATFYDAADRDYRLTVLSDACADGEPDVHDFLVNRVFPARGADVLTGDEWAARL
- a CDS encoding NAD-dependent epimerase/dehydratase family protein; the protein is MRTLVLGGTRFLSREIARQARDRGHEVVCAARGLAGDPPPDVEFVRVDRSEDGGLAPVEGSFDLVIDVARHPSSVRRAVAELAGRAGHWTFVSSCSVYSDSGEANQVMHEPLAADADEADPENYGPAKVACEQIVGEGALLVRAGLIVGPEDQSDRFTYWVDRLARGGPVLAPGSPDDLVQLVDVRDLAIWTLDSAEKGLSGPYDAISMPFGRGRLLAEIAEGLEVEPELVWAGQEFLVAQKVEPWMGPRSLPMWLPLPEYAGFMTRDTSATLAAGLHIRPVADTARDTLAWQRESGHTVSRSGLTAAEEAELLRMLA
- a CDS encoding MFS transporter, coding for MPALRLLRAIAFAVVCVAISLGMHVLAGGAAVDAAAPAGAAVLVAGGAFVLARRQRGLGTLLTAAFAAQYGLHHLFSAAAVQPPPVPGHGHGGLAADVSMLLAHVVTALLSAYWLERGETALATLLRLLAASVLTLLVCWAPPAVRRLAPRPSGESRASSVTRLLAAAVSRRDHPGPA